Genomic segment of Solanum stenotomum isolate F172 unplaced genomic scaffold, ASM1918654v1 scaffold18682, whole genome shotgun sequence:
TCTGGAATCCTTTCAATTCTATCTCTGTCCACATAAAAATCTGGTCTTTTGTCATTCTCTGCTATTTATTTTACTCCTACATTAAAATAGTAGTAAAAACAGAGCACGTATTTTCACTTAATTCATCCTTTTCCGCAACAAAACAAATTCATTTAAACGTAGTAACGATGAAGAATAATATAATCTATTCGAACATAGTATATAGTTAACATAATATATAACAATCATCTCAATCGATATGGTGGGATGAATGAAATTTCCTATTATTAACTATCTCGGCAATTTGAAACTCTTGATCTTAGAACATCAATTTTCCCTTTTAGAACGATGCGTATTTAAATTAGTCGAGCTAATTAGTTTCCAAAACAGGTAAACAATGTAACGGCTACTTCATCTGTTCCCGCTCTTTCCATTTTCCCTCTCTCTGTTTTTTCAGTCATAACTATTTCTCAATACAGTATAAATATACTGCTCTGCTCTGCATATTACCCATTCAAAAAAAaacatcttcatcttcttcatttctctGCAATTTTCGATCCAAAAAAAATGCCGAAAGTCGATGCTCTCCGTCGATTTCTCCTCCCCTGTTGCAATTCAACACCCACATCCCCAGCACCACCGGCGCCGCTCACAATCTCCACCAAAAAACGCCTGAGCACCTCACTGCGTGACGATCTCGACGActcaaaacaagaaaagaaattcGATGAAGATCAAGAAGATTCATACCCAACAACCCCAATCAGCACTACAAACAGCACCAGCAGCACCTCCGGCGCCGCAATTTCACTCTCAGCTCCACCGCGTTCTTCTAAAACAATGGTAATCGGAACAATCTTCGGCCAACGTCGCGGTGGACATGTATGGTTCTGCGTACAACACGATCGTCTCAACACGAAGCCTTCACTTCTTCTAGAACTTTCCATCCCAACCACAACCCTTATTCAAGAAATGCGATGTGGATTAGTCCGAATTGCTCTTGAATCATCGGATTCGGAGCTGAATCGTTGCCCGCTCCATTCAATTCCAATGTGGACTCTGTTCTGTAATGGGAGAAAAATCGGGTTTGCGGTTCGGAGACGGGCGACCCAACAGACCCGAATTATGTTGAAGACGATGCAGTCAATGACAGTCGGGGCGGGTGTAATTCCGTCGGGTTTGGTTTCGGGTACCGAATCCGAAGAGGTGTTGTATATGAGAGCTAACTATGAGTGTATTATTGGTGGTGCGGATTCGGAGTCTTTTCATTTGATTAACCCGGATGAAGGTCCGGGTCAAGAATTCAGTATCTTTTTGCTTCGATCCAAATAAAAATGTGAATCGCAGACGACTGATTTTGAAAGATAAACGTGAAtcgaaaattagaaaattttgagttttctgattttatatttttggtcaAAAGGGGTACTAATAAAGAAggctaattttttaattattccttttttagttctttattttttcaagattaGCTTAATCTTTAGTTTAGGCCATTTTTTTAGAACTTTTTGGTGCATGAGAATCTTTAACacaagaaatgtatgaaaaaaGTAGTATttttctacctttttttttggaagttttGGCATATAGGATATTATATTCTTCTTGTATGATGTTAATTCCAATATGATAGAAGAAATGAGTTCCTTCTTTTGCTACttgttgttcttttttattatgaatattattgcaagataatttataattaatcaTATAGTATGGATTCCTCATAATTTGTTCAAACagattatttaatatatacttaaGTGATCAGTATGATTCTGATTCAAGTATATGATTGATATCTTAAATTATCTTCAGATTTTGTGTGGTAGggaataatataaataatagcATATTTATGGTATCATTAAAGTAGAAAGGTGAGGTTAGAATTTGAAAGAAGCTATACTAGGACAAATCTTCAAGGATCCCATGGTGTAGACATATCTTGTTGCATTCTAAATGTATATTAACAAAAACATTTGAACTATTCAAGGTGATAATAGGGTATCATCCCTCGAATTTCGATATcacttaaaaaaaagtataagtttttaatcaaataaaaaaaaattagtaaaagatCGTAAAATTCAATCAGTGTTGATTTGCTATTTTATTTGGgtcaaatcaaaatcagacacaccaattaaataaaaag
This window contains:
- the LOC125850710 gene encoding protein MIZU-KUSSEI 1, with translation MPKVDALRRFLLPCCNSTPTSPAPPAPLTISTKKRLSTSLRDDLDDSKQEKKFDEDQEDSYPTTPISTTNSTSSTSGAAISLSAPPRSSKTMVIGTIFGQRRGGHVWFCVQHDRLNTKPSLLLELSIPTTTLIQEMRCGLVRIALESSDSELNRCPLHSIPMWTLFCNGRKIGFAVRRRATQQTRIMLKTMQSMTVGAGVIPSGLVSGTESEEVLYMRANYECIIGGADSESFHLINPDEGPGQEFSIFLLRSK